The genome window GATCGTAAATCCGAAATCCCTTCCATATTTTGCGATTTGGTGAATGTAATGATTTTCATGGTCGAGGGATAATGACATGATCCCGAAATTATTCATCGTCTGATAGCTCCTTTAAACAAGGGGAAAAGGAAAGTGCAATAAAATATTCAAGTAAAGCTTTTGTGGATGGCCTTGTTTTTTCAATATGTTCCTCTAATTTCTTAGAAGGTTTAGAGTTTACCTCTATGATCCATAAGTGTCCTTGTTTATCCATGCCTATGTCGATTCCAAGTTCACCTAAGTATCCATCTGTATTTTTATGGAGGAGAATGGCAATTTCGATTGCTAATCTTTTTAATTCCTCCAATTTTTGTTCTGCATTTTCTGTATGCAGCAATTCATTTAACACCGCTTTTGCAGGCTTCATCTCTGCGCCTTGGGCAAGATTGGCAACAATTGCATTCTTTTGGGCAATTCTGGCAACGGTAGATGTTATTGTCCAGTTCCCTTGATAGTTTTTGTGGCAAAGAATACGAAAGTCAAGGGAGCGCCCTTGCCATTTTTGAAAATCTATTCCTTGCTGGCAAATATAAGATCTTCCCTTACTGTAGTGTTCTAGCCATTTCCAAAGTTTTTTTTCTTCCGTGAAAAGCTGGCTTTTCCCTTTCCTTTTTCCAGAAGAAATTGTAGCAATATAATGATTGTTAAAGGACTCAATATGAATGATATTTCTGCCTTGGCTTCCATGAACAGGTTTCACATAGAGAACTGGAAAATTCTTAAGCATAAAGTGTAAGTTTTCCACAGTTAAAGGCTCCGTTACCGGTAAATGGAGAGTAACTTCCGCATTTTTTACGAGAAGTTGATATGTTTCATCCTTTGAAAAAAATTTACTATTAAAAATAGGAATTTCTTTGTCTTCTAATATTTTTTTGAGCTGCAAAAAAGAAGTACTTGCCTCTGCCTTTCGCGAATGAAGTCGATTATAAACGACATTAGGATAAGGTAATGGTTGTTTAGACCAGGTGTTATTAGCAAAAAAATAACCGTGAACGAAATCATCTTGAACATGCTGTAATCCGAACAGATAAAAGAATCCGCCTATTTGCGTTAATTCTTCCGTCAATTCCTTGCATAAATGTTGAATAGCAGGAAAAGAAATATCCTCTTTGTCGTCGTTCACTTCTGTTAATATACCAATAACAGGGCCTAAATGGATTATTTGATTCTTGTGATAATAAGGCAGAAGATAGGTGTTGATTTCTTTAGGAATTGGCAAGTTTTTTTCTAAATCTGTACTAAAAACAATATCTTGTTTTTCAAGTGAATGTGTTTGTACATTTACTGGAATAAGCATTTTAGCTATACATACATAAACGTCATCATGGAGATCCACATGTAAAAATTTTAATAAAGAGGGACTGATTGCAATAGATAATCCTTTTAATGTTTTTTGAAAATCATCTTTTTTTGTTAGTTGCAAAAATTTCAGAGTCATCCAGATTCCCCATTTGTTTTTCAAGTTATGAAGAGGCAATACGGATATTCGCCTATTTTGGTGCTGATATATCTTATGAAAGATAAGCAAAGGTGTGAAAGACATAGGAAAAAGATTTATCGATTAGCTGCCGAAGAATTGTTTGTATTAATTTTTAGAAGCTTTCTTGATTTTTTGAAATAGAGGTATTTCTGGTATTATGATGCATAGTTTGTTATAGTGGAGTCAATTGTTAATGAAAAGGAGTTGTTTAAATGGCAGTAAATTTACATGATCCTGCTAATGCTTTAGAGAAAGCGATTCGTCAAAGTGATGAATATACAGAATTGAAAAAGATGTATGATACGGTAAATGGAGATCCTTCTGCGAAAGCGATGTTTGATAATTTCCGTAATATTCAATTACAGCTTCAGCAAAAGCAAATGTCTGGTCAAGAAATTACACAAGAAGAAGTAGAACAAGCCCAAAAAACAGTAGCACTTGTTCAACAACACGAAAGTATTTCGAAATTGATGGAAGCAGAACAACGTATGAGCGTATTAATTGGTGAATTGAACCAAATCATCATGAAACCATTAGAAGAGCTTTACGGTCCTGCTCAACAACAATAATAATGACAAAACTCCTCTACTCTTAGTAGGGGTTTTTTATGGTTGCGGGGGCGTTTCCTGTGGCTTATTTAGAAAACAAGAGGAGGACGGCATGCCGCCGTCCTCCATTAGCCAAATTTATTTAATTATTCTTAGAATCTGCTGCCGCCAAGTTGTTGCTCAGCCATTTGTACTAATCTTTTAGTGATTTCGCCACCAACAGAACCGTTAGCACGAGAAGTAGTTTCAGCTCCAAGGTTTACCCCGAACTCTGATGCAATTTCATACTTCATTTGATCCAATGCTTGAGATACTCCAGGAACTAATAATTGATTTGAATTGTTATTTGCCATGATGAATGTTTCCTCCTTGAGTAATTTAATTTGTGTTACGTTTATTATTTTAAAAAAAATGACTTATTTTATTCAAAAAAGTAAAAAGCAATTTTTTCCATTGGTTTGCTATACTACACTACTCGATCCTAAAAAGGATTGCGAGCTTTAAATTAAATTTGAGCGCATAACAGAACGTATTTTACTATCTAACAACGAAACCTCGCATTACAAAATCTTACCGAAATAAATTCATACATCTTTTGTTAATCTTCCCTCAAAAGTTCTATTATGCTTGTTTTCTACATAAATGATATATAAAGACAATACATCGAAGAAATGGGGGAAATTTATGATCTATCGCTTACTAGCTTTAAATATCGATGGTACTCTCCTTCAATCAAATGGCCGCTTAACGAAAGCGACAAAAGAGGCGATTGAATATGTACAGCAAAAGGGAATTTATGTAACGCTTGTAACTGCAAGGAGCTTGCCCTCTGCGAAAAAGGTGGCAAAAGCGTTGAAATTAAATAGTTACATCGTGGCACATGAAGGAGCATTAGTGGCCAATAATGAAGATGATACTATTTTTGTTAAACGAATCGCAGACGACCTTACATCAGATATTGTCCGATTCTTAGAAGGATTCATATGCCAAATTCGTTTGGTACATGAAAAATTCTCACTAGCTAACAAATCAAAACTCCATCATAATATGCTTGCAAAAACGGTCTTATCATCTGGAGATCCAGTCTTTTATTCCCACCAATTTGTCGATGTTTTAAGTGATGTTTTATTAGAAGAACCAGTAAGTCCGCCCAAAATGGAAGTTTATTTTGAAGAGAAAAAAGACTGCGAGGATGCAAAAGAAGTGCTTGGAAAAATGTTTGATAATATCCATATTGTTCAACATAATGAGTTGCGTCTAGATATTTTACCAGCTGGTGTATCGAAACGAAGCGGGTTGTTATTTTTAGGGGAAAAGCTCGGGATAAAGAGCAGCGAAATGGTTGCCATAGGAGACGGATTAGACGATTTAGAGGTAATTGAAGCAGTAGGTCTTGGTGTGGCAATGGGAAATGCTCCAAATCAATTGAAAATTGCAGCGGACTGGGTAACGAGATCTAATGACCAAGAAGGGGTTGCTTACATGGTCAAGGAACACTTCCGTAAACAGCATCCCATTGAGTTTTTGCGCAAGATGAATATTATAAAATAGCTATTATTTATATTTTTATAGGAGGAGAAGTCACGCGGAGACTTCTCCTGTTCCCTTTTCTAGAATAGCTAACAGAAAGTCTTTTGACCTTTCTAGTTATTTTTTTTACACTGCAGTATAATTGGTTAAATAAAGCATGATAATATTCAGAATAAAAGGTGAGTTGAAAAATAACGATGAAACAAATATATATACAAGGATTAACAGATGAACGTTATATTAGGCCGTTAGAGCACATAGGAAATTTATTTTTTGAAGATACAAAGGTGCTTTATAGAGAACTAGAAGAAAAAGCAGACCTTCATGTTGAGTTCGAAACAGAAATTATTGGGCATGAATTTATCGTAAAAGGCAAGCTCAAGGAATTAAAAGAAGAAACTATATGTAATAGCCATGCAGATCTTAGTCAGTTAACGGATAAAGAAATATTTAAGCAAATGAAAAAAGCCATTTCCAAAAGTTATTTATTATTGCTGCAAGAGTATACAGGAATGGTGCAGAAATGGGGGATTTTAACAGGTATACGCCCAACAAAACTTCTTCACCGGCATATGCAAAAGCAAACACCGATAGAAGAGGCGCATCAATCTCTTCGTGAGGAATATTTAATGTCCGATGAAAAAATCGAGCTAATGCAGAAAATCATTGATCGCCAATTAGCAGTGATTCCTGATTTATATGATTTGAAAAAAGAAGTAAGCATCTATATTGGAATTCCATTTTGTCCGACAAAATGTGCTTACTGTACGTTCCCAGCCTATGCCATTAATGGACGACAAGGCTCAGTTTCCTCCTTTTTAGGCGGGCTTCATTATGAAATGGAAAAGATAGGGGAGTGGCTAAAAGAAAAAAATATTAATATTACAACCGTCTATTATGGGGGAGGAACACCAACAAGTATTTCAGCAGAAGAAATGGACATGCTTTACGAGCGCATGCATGCTTCTTTTCCAAATGTAGAAAACATTCGTGAAATCACGGTCGAAGCAGGGAGACCGGATACGATTTCGCCAGACAAACTGGAAGTGTTAAAAAAATATAATATCGATCGAATTAGTATTAATCCACAATCGTATACACAACAAACATTAAAAGCGATTGGTAGACATCATACAGTAGAAGAAACAATTGAAAAGTATCATTTAGCACGTAAGCATGGCATGAATAATATTAATATGGATTTAATTATTGGGCTTCCAGGTGAAGGTGTGGAAGAATTTCAATATTCTCTTGATAAAACAGAAGAGTTAATGCCTGAATCACTGACTGTTCATACTCTGTCGTTTAAACGTGCGTCTGAAATGACGCGTAATAAATCTAGATATAAGGTAGCGGATAGAGAGGAAATTCAGGAAATGATGAAGATGGCGGAAGAATGGACAGAGAAACATGATTATGTCCCGTACTATTTATACCGTCAGAAAAATATTCTAGGAAATTTAGAGAATGTCGGCTATTCAAAGAAAAACCAGGAAAGTATCTATAATATTATGATGATGGAAGAACTGCAGACGGTTATTGGTGTAGGCTGTGGAGCGTCCAGCAAATTTATTCATCCTGTTACAGGTAAGATTACCCAATTTTCTAATCCTAAACATCCTAAAACATATAATGAAAGTTTTGTGGAATATACGGATAAAAAAATTGCCTTGTTAAATGAACATTTTTCATTAGAAGCATCTAAATAAAGATCATTAAAAATCTATTAGAACTATTTCCGTTCTGGTAGATTTTT of Niallia circulans contains these proteins:
- a CDS encoding YheC/YheD family protein; translation: MTLKFLQLTKKDDFQKTLKGLSIAISPSLLKFLHVDLHDDVYVCIAKMLIPVNVQTHSLEKQDIVFSTDLEKNLPIPKEINTYLLPYYHKNQIIHLGPVIGILTEVNDDKEDISFPAIQHLCKELTEELTQIGGFFYLFGLQHVQDDFVHGYFFANNTWSKQPLPYPNVVYNRLHSRKAEASTSFLQLKKILEDKEIPIFNSKFFSKDETYQLLVKNAEVTLHLPVTEPLTVENLHFMLKNFPVLYVKPVHGSQGRNIIHIESFNNHYIATISSGKRKGKSQLFTEEKKLWKWLEHYSKGRSYICQQGIDFQKWQGRSLDFRILCHKNYQGNWTITSTVARIAQKNAIVANLAQGAEMKPAKAVLNELLHTENAEQKLEELKRLAIEIAILLHKNTDGYLGELGIDIGMDKQGHLWIIEVNSKPSKKLEEHIEKTRPSTKALLEYFIALSFSPCLKELSDDE
- a CDS encoding YlbF family regulator, whose product is MAVNLHDPANALEKAIRQSDEYTELKKMYDTVNGDPSAKAMFDNFRNIQLQLQQKQMSGQEITQEEVEQAQKTVALVQQHESISKLMEAEQRMSVLIGELNQIIMKPLEELYGPAQQQ
- a CDS encoding alpha/beta-type small acid-soluble spore protein encodes the protein MANNNSNQLLVPGVSQALDQMKYEIASEFGVNLGAETTSRANGSVGGEITKRLVQMAEQQLGGSRF
- a CDS encoding Cof-type HAD-IIB family hydrolase, giving the protein MIYRLLALNIDGTLLQSNGRLTKATKEAIEYVQQKGIYVTLVTARSLPSAKKVAKALKLNSYIVAHEGALVANNEDDTIFVKRIADDLTSDIVRFLEGFICQIRLVHEKFSLANKSKLHHNMLAKTVLSSGDPVFYSHQFVDVLSDVLLEEPVSPPKMEVYFEEKKDCEDAKEVLGKMFDNIHIVQHNELRLDILPAGVSKRSGLLFLGEKLGIKSSEMVAIGDGLDDLEVIEAVGLGVAMGNAPNQLKIAADWVTRSNDQEGVAYMVKEHFRKQHPIEFLRKMNIIK
- a CDS encoding coproporphyrinogen III oxidase, yielding MKQIYIQGLTDERYIRPLEHIGNLFFEDTKVLYRELEEKADLHVEFETEIIGHEFIVKGKLKELKEETICNSHADLSQLTDKEIFKQMKKAISKSYLLLLQEYTGMVQKWGILTGIRPTKLLHRHMQKQTPIEEAHQSLREEYLMSDEKIELMQKIIDRQLAVIPDLYDLKKEVSIYIGIPFCPTKCAYCTFPAYAINGRQGSVSSFLGGLHYEMEKIGEWLKEKNINITTVYYGGGTPTSISAEEMDMLYERMHASFPNVENIREITVEAGRPDTISPDKLEVLKKYNIDRISINPQSYTQQTLKAIGRHHTVEETIEKYHLARKHGMNNINMDLIIGLPGEGVEEFQYSLDKTEELMPESLTVHTLSFKRASEMTRNKSRYKVADREEIQEMMKMAEEWTEKHDYVPYYLYRQKNILGNLENVGYSKKNQESIYNIMMMEELQTVIGVGCGASSKFIHPVTGKITQFSNPKHPKTYNESFVEYTDKKIALLNEHFSLEASK